In one Sphingomonas sp. S1-29 genomic region, the following are encoded:
- a CDS encoding murein hydrolase activator EnvC family protein, which produces MRAAGIAIGAALLLLPTTMAAQQTTLDEQRERLRAANAASRAAERRSGDLERQAEAANNAASRAAADRAAVAARAQAAEADIAAARARIAIIDRLVAAQRRRLDARRAPTLRLVAAIQSFVRRPAALGLLQPGSTRDAVHVRAVLATVVPVVRARSAGVRAEVERAAALRDRAALAERGLREGRARLETERLALLELEAASRLRSRDLGRSALIESDRALAMGEEARDIVDRMAKIDAAGAIRERLLALPGPLPRPETEALAAAASGLPPYRLPVAGRVITGLGEVSPSGVRSRGVALATARGAAVVAPAPGRVAFARPFPGYGTVVILDHGNGWTTLVSGLATAAVRRGQQLPQGARLGSAPSNDRPVVTVELRRRGRPIDMVPLLD; this is translated from the coding sequence GTGCGCGCGGCGGGCATCGCGATCGGCGCGGCACTGCTGCTGCTTCCCACGACGATGGCCGCGCAGCAGACCACGCTCGACGAACAGCGCGAGCGGCTGCGCGCCGCCAACGCCGCCTCGCGCGCTGCCGAGCGACGGTCGGGCGATCTCGAACGCCAGGCCGAGGCGGCGAACAACGCAGCATCGCGCGCCGCCGCCGATCGCGCTGCCGTCGCGGCGCGTGCGCAGGCCGCCGAAGCCGATATCGCCGCCGCACGCGCGCGGATCGCGATCATCGATCGGCTGGTCGCGGCGCAGCGGCGCCGGCTCGACGCCCGCCGCGCCCCCACGCTGCGGCTGGTCGCGGCAATCCAGTCGTTCGTGCGGCGCCCCGCGGCGCTGGGGCTGCTCCAGCCCGGATCGACCCGCGACGCGGTGCATGTCCGCGCGGTGCTGGCCACCGTCGTGCCGGTGGTGCGCGCGCGCAGCGCCGGGGTGCGCGCCGAGGTCGAGCGCGCCGCCGCGCTGCGCGATCGCGCGGCGCTGGCCGAACGCGGGCTGCGCGAGGGGCGCGCGCGGCTCGAAACCGAGCGACTGGCTTTGCTCGAGCTCGAGGCCGCTAGCCGCCTGCGCTCGCGCGACCTCGGGCGCAGCGCGCTGATCGAATCCGATCGCGCGCTGGCGATGGGCGAGGAGGCGCGCGACATCGTCGATCGGATGGCGAAGATCGATGCGGCCGGGGCGATCCGCGAGCGGCTGCTCGCGCTACCCGGTCCGTTGCCCCGCCCCGAGACCGAAGCGCTCGCCGCGGCGGCCTCGGGATTGCCCCCTTACCGGTTACCCGTGGCTGGCCGCGTGATCACCGGCTTGGGCGAGGTATCGCCCTCGGGGGTGCGTTCGCGCGGGGTGGCGCTGGCGACCGCGCGCGGCGCGGCGGTGGTTGCGCCGGCGCCGGGTCGGGTCGCCTTCGCCCGGCCCTTTCCGGGCTATGGCACCGTCGTGATCCTCGATCACGGCAATGGTTGGACCACCTTGGTGTCGGGGCTCGCCACCGCCGCGGTTCGGCGCGGCCAGCAACTGCCGCAAGGCGCCCGTCTGGGAAGCGCCCCCAGCAACGATCGGCCGGTGGTGACCGTCGAGCTGCGCCGCCGCGGTCGCCCGATCGACATGGTGCCGTTGCTCGACTGA
- a CDS encoding 23S rRNA (pseudouridine(1915)-N(3))-methyltransferase RlmH translates to MLLHIVARGRIGRSAEAELVDRYLKRVNWPTRITELPDRGGKLPAIEPGTRIVMLDEKGEQPGSVDFANRLSGWRDTGVRETRFLIGAADGFDDSMRAQADWLIAFGRMTWPHLIARAMLAEQLWRATSILANHPYHREG, encoded by the coding sequence GTGCTGCTCCACATCGTCGCGCGCGGACGCATCGGCCGCAGTGCCGAGGCCGAACTGGTCGATCGCTATCTGAAGCGCGTGAACTGGCCGACGCGGATCACCGAACTTCCCGATCGCGGCGGCAAGCTGCCCGCGATCGAGCCCGGCACCCGGATCGTGATGCTCGATGAAAAGGGCGAACAGCCCGGCTCGGTCGATTTCGCCAACCGGCTGTCGGGGTGGCGCGATACCGGGGTGCGCGAGACGCGCTTCCTGATCGGTGCCGCCGACGGCTTCGATGATTCGATGCGCGCGCAGGCCGACTGGCTGATCGCCTTCGGGCGGATGACCTGGCCGCACCTGATCGCGCGCGCGATGCTCGCCGAGCAATTATGGCGCGCGACCAGCATCCTCGCCAACCACCCCTATCATCGCGAAGGCTGA
- the rsfS gene encoding ribosome silencing factor, whose protein sequence is MILASLDADQAEETVSIPLAGKSSIADFMVIASGRSTRQVASMAQKLAEKIKAEFGYRARVEGLATADWVLIDAGDVIVHLFRPEVRSFYNLERMWAFGDAPPLPTTDQAA, encoded by the coding sequence ATGATCCTTGCCTCGCTCGATGCCGATCAGGCCGAGGAGACGGTGTCGATCCCCCTGGCGGGCAAATCGAGCATCGCCGATTTCATGGTCATCGCCTCGGGCCGGTCGACCCGCCAGGTCGCGTCGATGGCGCAGAAGCTGGCCGAAAAGATCAAGGCCGAGTTCGGCTATCGCGCCCGCGTCGAAGGGCTTGCGACCGCCGATTGGGTGCTGATCGATGCCGGCGACGTCATCGTCCATCTGTTCCGCCCCGAAGTCCGCAGCTTCTACAATCTCGAGCGGATGTGGGCGTTCGGCGACGCGCCGCCGCTGCCGACGACCGACCAGGCCGCCTGA
- a CDS encoding nicotinate-nucleotide adenylyltransferase, producing MGGSFNPAHRGHRRIALQAIRALALDELWWIVSPGNPLKDAATDMAPFSARVASARVMARHAPIRVSTIEQRLKTRYTVDLLAKLPRIHPKKRFIWIMGADNLAGFHQWKGWRDIAREVPIAVIARPGYEGDALASPAMGWLRRSVRPARQAKQWDEWRLPALVLLRFRPDPTSATRIRAADPAWHRRFTNERRPSQSTARP from the coding sequence ATGGGCGGATCGTTCAATCCGGCGCATCGCGGGCATCGGCGGATCGCATTGCAGGCGATCCGGGCGCTTGCGCTCGACGAGCTCTGGTGGATCGTGTCGCCGGGCAATCCGCTCAAGGATGCCGCCACCGACATGGCGCCATTTTCGGCACGCGTCGCATCGGCGCGGGTGATGGCGCGGCATGCGCCGATCCGAGTCAGCACGATCGAACAGCGGCTCAAGACCCGGTACACCGTCGATCTGCTCGCCAAATTGCCGCGGATCCACCCCAAGAAACGCTTCATCTGGATCATGGGCGCCGACAATCTGGCGGGGTTCCACCAGTGGAAGGGGTGGCGCGATATCGCGCGCGAGGTTCCGATTGCGGTAATCGCGCGTCCGGGATATGAAGGGGACGCCCTCGCCAGTCCAGCGATGGGCTGGTTGCGGCGCTCGGTGCGGCCCGCACGCCAGGCGAAGCAATGGGACGAGTGGAGATTGCCGGCCTTGGTGCTGCTGCGCTTCCGCCCCGATCCAACTTCGGCGACCCGCATCCGCGCCGCTGACCCCGCCTGGCACCGCCGTTTCACCAACGAACGGCGACCCAGCCAATCCACTGCACGTCCCTAG
- a CDS encoding type II toxin-antitoxin system RelE/ParE family toxin has product MLDLNWTPEALKDLRAIERWLIANRTPHVAMQALLDIRLRAQSLEEFPHAGRPDRDGIRILVVYGSGYLIFYRIIEAGVQILRVRNEREDSQLAT; this is encoded by the coding sequence ATGCTCGACCTGAACTGGACGCCTGAGGCGCTGAAGGATTTACGCGCGATAGAGCGGTGGCTGATTGCGAACCGAACACCTCACGTTGCGATGCAGGCGTTGCTCGACATCCGCCTTCGTGCGCAATCGCTGGAGGAGTTTCCGCATGCAGGTCGCCCCGACCGCGATGGCATTCGCATCTTAGTCGTTTACGGATCAGGCTATCTGATCTTCTACCGTATCATCGAAGCGGGCGTACAAATCCTGCGCGTTCGCAACGAACGTGAAGACTCGCAGTTGGCAACCTGA
- a CDS encoding CopG family ribbon-helix-helix protein, which produces MNKLTRITVSAEIDARTHDLLRQVTMATGRSEAEFVAEAVQRAAESDADYLAFIQKGVDSADRGELIPHAQVMAELDTMIAKQRARCST; this is translated from the coding sequence ATGAACAAGCTTACGCGCATCACGGTGTCGGCTGAAATCGATGCCCGAACCCATGACCTGTTGCGACAGGTGACGATGGCGACCGGACGCAGCGAAGCCGAGTTCGTCGCCGAAGCCGTCCAGCGCGCGGCTGAGAGCGATGCCGACTACCTTGCGTTCATCCAGAAGGGTGTCGACAGCGCCGATCGCGGCGAATTGATCCCGCATGCGCAGGTGATGGCAGAGCTCGACACGATGATCGCCAAGCAACGGGCGCGATGCTCGACCTGA
- a CDS encoding glutamate-5-semialdehyde dehydrogenase — translation MRLPASRLDGARQKRAGGEIAGSREVPTHRRRVYQLYIALASICFATETKMATRPRTTDWTAQMRVLGQRARAAARVLAAMPGATRADALRSAAASIRTAAALILDANARDMARAQASGLAPALLDRLKLDAARLEATAAGVESVAALDDPVGTLVDRRERPNGLVLERVRVPIGVIGIIFESRPNVTADAGALCVMAGNAAILRGGSEAIETNRALHAAFVAGLGAAGVTPHAVQLIDDTDRAAVGAMLAADGYIDLVIPRGGKSLVARVQAEARVPVLAHLDGINHTYIDAAADPAMAKAIALNAKMRRTGICGATETLLIDRAFAAPGPILAALADAGCELRGDAEASAIDPRVLSADDEDWDTEYLDAILAVRIVDGVDAAIAHIAAHGSHHTDAIVTADTAVAERFLAQVDSAIVMWNASTQFADGGEFGLGAEIGIATGRLHARGPVALEGLTTYKWVVRGTGQVRP, via the coding sequence ATGCGCCTCCCCGCGAGTCGGCTCGACGGTGCGCGCCAGAAGCGCGCCGGTGGCGAAATCGCCGGCAGCCGAGAGGTCCCCACCCATCGACGGCGAGTGTATCAGCTGTATATTGCGCTTGCGAGCATTTGCTTTGCGACGGAGACGAAGATGGCGACGAGGCCCCGCACCACCGACTGGACCGCGCAGATGCGCGTGCTGGGGCAGCGCGCGCGCGCCGCCGCGCGCGTGCTCGCGGCGATGCCCGGGGCGACCCGCGCCGATGCGCTGCGATCTGCGGCCGCGTCGATCCGCACCGCTGCCGCGCTCATCCTCGATGCCAATGCGCGCGACATGGCACGCGCGCAGGCCTCGGGTCTCGCCCCTGCGTTGCTCGACCGGCTGAAGCTCGATGCCGCGCGGCTCGAAGCGACCGCCGCCGGCGTCGAATCGGTTGCCGCGCTCGACGATCCGGTAGGAACCTTGGTCGATCGCCGCGAGCGCCCCAATGGGCTGGTGCTCGAGCGGGTGCGCGTGCCGATCGGGGTGATCGGCATCATCTTCGAAAGCCGCCCTAATGTCACCGCCGATGCCGGCGCGCTGTGCGTGATGGCGGGCAATGCCGCGATCCTGCGCGGCGGGTCGGAGGCGATCGAGACCAATCGCGCGCTGCATGCCGCGTTCGTCGCCGGATTGGGGGCTGCGGGGGTGACGCCGCACGCGGTCCAGCTGATCGACGACACCGATCGCGCCGCGGTCGGCGCGATGCTCGCCGCCGACGGCTATATCGACCTGGTCATTCCCCGCGGCGGCAAGAGCCTGGTCGCACGCGTCCAGGCCGAGGCGCGGGTGCCCGTGCTCGCGCATCTCGACGGGATCAATCACACCTATATCGACGCCGCCGCCGATCCGGCGATGGCCAAGGCAATCGCGCTCAACGCCAAGATGCGGCGCACCGGCATCTGCGGCGCAACCGAGACGCTGTTGATCGACCGCGCCTTCGCGGCGCCCGGCCCGATCCTGGCAGCGCTTGCCGATGCCGGCTGCGAGCTGCGCGGCGACGCTGAGGCGAGCGCGATCGATCCCCGAGTCCTGTCCGCCGACGATGAGGATTGGGACACCGAATATCTCGACGCGATCCTGGCGGTGCGGATCGTCGACGGGGTCGACGCCGCGATCGCGCATATCGCCGCGCACGGATCGCACCATACCGACGCGATCGTCACCGCCGATACCGCCGTCGCCGAGCGTTTCCTGGCGCAGGTCGATTCGGCGATCGTGATGTGGAACGCCTCGACCCAGTTCGCTGATGGCGGCGAATTCGGGCTGGGTGCCGAGATCGGCATCGCCACTGGCCGGCTGCACGCCCGCGGCCCGGTCGCGCTCGAAGGGCTGACGACCTATAAATGGGTGGTGCGCGGCACCGGCCAGGTGCGTCCTTGA
- a CDS encoding DUF3667 domain-containing protein, which translates to MGGDLSAAGDFATGALLARTVEPTRGEAHAAAPDLCLNCGTALVGAYCHACGQAGHVHRSLGAIWHEILHGVVHFEGKLWRTLPMLAFRPGELTRRYIDGERARFVSPMAAFLFSVFTLFTVMSILGIAPPADLGDTRGQVAAGMVEVRQEMLVARKRAIDQRDAPGANAPDKAAAAKTIGELEREIRAIDAARPALGDADGLGGAFKQLKTGWKRLDYGLEKASKNPGLLLYKLQANSYKFSWLLIPLSVPFVWLMFAWKREFHAYDHAVFVTYSIAFMSLLFIVLTIVSALGVGIGILGPIAMLVPPLHIYRQLRGAYRLGRAGAAVRMLLLVLIFVELVFSLFVTLVLGLGLVG; encoded by the coding sequence ATGGGTGGGGACCTCTCGGCTGCCGGCGATTTCGCCACCGGCGCGCTTCTGGCGCGCACCGTCGAGCCGACTCGCGGGGAGGCGCATGCCGCCGCCCCCGATCTATGCCTGAATTGTGGCACTGCGCTGGTCGGTGCCTATTGCCATGCGTGCGGCCAAGCGGGGCATGTCCACCGCTCGCTCGGCGCGATCTGGCACGAGATACTCCACGGCGTCGTCCATTTCGAAGGCAAATTGTGGCGCACGTTGCCGATGCTCGCCTTTCGGCCGGGCGAGCTGACGCGTCGCTATATCGATGGCGAGCGGGCGCGCTTCGTGTCGCCGATGGCCGCGTTCCTGTTCTCGGTCTTTACGCTGTTCACCGTGATGTCGATCCTCGGCATCGCCCCACCCGCCGATCTCGGCGACACGCGCGGCCAGGTCGCGGCGGGGATGGTCGAAGTGCGCCAGGAAATGCTGGTCGCCCGCAAGCGGGCGATCGACCAACGAGATGCGCCAGGCGCCAACGCGCCCGACAAGGCCGCAGCAGCCAAGACGATCGGCGAGCTCGAGCGTGAAATCCGGGCGATCGACGCAGCGCGTCCGGCGTTAGGCGATGCCGATGGCTTGGGTGGTGCCTTCAAGCAGCTGAAGACCGGCTGGAAGCGCCTCGACTACGGGCTCGAAAAGGCATCGAAGAATCCAGGACTGCTACTCTATAAGCTGCAGGCCAATAGCTATAAATTCTCCTGGCTTCTGATCCCCTTGTCGGTGCCGTTCGTGTGGCTGATGTTCGCTTGGAAGCGCGAGTTTCACGCCTATGATCACGCGGTGTTCGTCACCTACTCGATCGCCTTCATGTCGCTACTGTTCATCGTGCTCACCATCGTCAGCGCGCTCGGTGTCGGTATCGGGATATTGGGACCGATCGCGATGCTGGTGCCGCCGTTGCACATCTATCGCCAGCTGCGCGGTGCCTATCGGCTCGGCCGCGCCGGCGCTGCGGTCCGGATGCTCCTGCTGGTGCTGATCTTTGTCGAGCTCGTCTTCAGCCTCTTCGTCACCCTGGTATTGGGGCTCGGGCTGGTCGGCTGA
- the ftsH gene encoding ATP-dependent zinc metalloprotease FtsH gives MNDNDKQQGPENGGGNPWMRSLMIWVGILLALALFVTMFDGRGSQSAGNTIAYSAFLDKVEEGSVREVNVAPNVITGTLSNAERFRTNTPNDPQLIERLRTRGVTINARPEEGPNIWMVLLYQSLPFLLFLGIAFFVLRQMQKNSGAGGAMGFGKSKAKLLTQKEGKVTFADVAGIDEAREELEEIVEFLKDPTKFARLGGKIPKGALLVGSPGTGKTLLARAIAGEAGVPFFTISGSDFVEMFVGVGASRVRDMFEQAKKSAPCIVFIDEIDAVGRHRGAGLGNGNDEREQTLNQLLVEMDGFEANEGIIIIAATNRPDVLDPALLRPGRFDRQVVVPRPDIDGRVKILEVHMKKVPLAPDVDARTIARGTPGFSGADLANLVNEAALTAARKGKRLVAMLEFEEAKDKVMMGAERRSMVMTDDEKRMTAYHEAGHAVVALHEAASDPIHKATIIPRGRALGMVMRLPERDSYSYHRDKMYANLSVSMGGRVAEEIIFGYDKVSSGASGDIQYATKLARDMVTKWGMSDKIGPLMYSEGEEEVFLGYSRQNNVSMSNETAQLIDKEIKSIVEGGYDKAKQLLTEHVDQLHLVAGALLEFETLSGDEIKRIMAGEDIDRGQPGAKNTPVVAAGTSIPKTRRPKGPFGTPQPA, from the coding sequence ATGAACGACAACGACAAGCAGCAGGGCCCGGAGAACGGCGGCGGCAATCCTTGGATGCGCAGCCTGATGATCTGGGTCGGCATCCTGCTCGCACTCGCGCTTTTCGTGACCATGTTCGACGGCCGCGGCAGCCAATCGGCCGGCAACACGATCGCCTATTCGGCGTTCCTCGACAAGGTCGAGGAAGGGTCGGTGCGCGAGGTCAATGTGGCGCCCAACGTCATCACCGGCACGCTCAGCAACGCCGAGCGCTTCCGCACCAACACCCCCAATGATCCGCAGCTGATCGAGCGCTTGCGCACCCGCGGCGTGACGATCAACGCGCGGCCCGAGGAAGGGCCGAACATCTGGATGGTGCTGCTGTATCAGTCGCTGCCGTTCCTGCTGTTCCTTGGCATCGCGTTCTTCGTGCTGCGCCAGATGCAAAAGAATTCGGGCGCGGGCGGCGCGATGGGCTTCGGCAAGTCGAAGGCCAAATTGCTGACGCAGAAGGAAGGCAAGGTCACCTTCGCCGACGTGGCGGGCATCGACGAAGCGCGCGAGGAGCTTGAGGAGATCGTCGAGTTTCTCAAGGACCCGACCAAGTTCGCGCGCCTCGGCGGCAAGATCCCCAAGGGCGCGCTGCTCGTGGGCTCGCCGGGTACCGGCAAGACGCTGCTCGCTCGCGCGATTGCGGGCGAGGCCGGCGTGCCGTTCTTCACCATTTCGGGTTCGGACTTTGTCGAGATGTTCGTCGGCGTCGGTGCGAGCCGCGTGCGCGACATGTTCGAGCAGGCCAAGAAGTCGGCACCGTGCATCGTCTTCATCGACGAAATCGACGCGGTCGGTCGTCATCGCGGTGCAGGCTTGGGCAACGGCAATGACGAGCGCGAGCAGACGCTCAACCAGCTGCTGGTCGAGATGGACGGCTTCGAGGCGAACGAAGGCATCATCATCATCGCCGCGACCAATCGTCCCGACGTGCTCGATCCCGCCTTGCTGCGGCCGGGTCGCTTCGATCGCCAGGTCGTCGTGCCGCGTCCCGACATCGATGGCCGCGTGAAGATCCTCGAAGTGCATATGAAGAAGGTGCCGTTGGCCCCCGATGTCGATGCACGGACGATCGCGCGTGGCACGCCGGGCTTCTCGGGTGCCGATCTCGCGAACCTGGTGAACGAGGCTGCGCTGACCGCCGCGCGCAAGGGCAAGCGGCTGGTGGCGATGCTTGAGTTCGAGGAAGCCAAGGACAAGGTGATGATGGGTGCCGAGCGGCGCTCGATGGTGATGACCGACGATGAAAAGCGGATGACCGCTTATCACGAGGCGGGCCATGCCGTCGTCGCGTTACACGAGGCTGCATCGGATCCGATCCACAAGGCGACGATCATCCCGCGCGGCCGTGCGCTGGGCATGGTGATGCGCCTCCCCGAGCGCGATTCGTACAGCTATCATCGCGACAAGATGTACGCCAACCTGTCGGTATCGATGGGCGGCCGCGTCGCCGAGGAGATCATCTTCGGCTATGACAAGGTCTCGTCGGGCGCATCGGGCGACATCCAGTACGCGACCAAGCTGGCACGCGATATGGTCACCAAATGGGGCATGTCGGACAAGATCGGGCCGCTGATGTATTCGGAAGGCGAGGAGGAAGTGTTCCTCGGCTATTCGCGCCAGAACAACGTCTCGATGTCGAACGAGACTGCGCAGCTGATCGACAAGGAAATCAAATCGATCGTCGAGGGCGGCTATGACAAGGCCAAGCAGCTGCTGACTGAGCATGTCGACCAGCTCCACCTCGTCGCGGGCGCATTGCTCGAATTCGAGACGCTGTCGGGCGACGAGATCAAGCGGATCATGGCGGGCGAGGATATCGACCGCGGCCAGCCCGGGGCGAAGAACACCCCCGTCGTCGCTGCCGGCACCTCGATCCCCAAGACACGCCGTCCCAAGGGCCCGTTCGGCACGCCGCAGCCGGCATAA
- the tilS gene encoding tRNA lysidine(34) synthetase TilS produces MVIASPRAWPPTSQEHVPLPSAADTLIPDAGAVARFRGDLARLVDIERVQLLVAVSGGPDSLALLLLASAALGDRCSAATVDHGIRSAAADEAAFVARLCADRGLRHSVLTGDLPPRVGRTANLSTRARALRYALLETHMADIGADRLATGHHADDQIETVVMRLNRGAGVAGLAGIRAGGGRVVRPLLGWRRSDLAAMVAACGISAIDDPSNIDDRYDRARLRKALRDNPLLDAAGVVASASALADADAALGWTARQLFDSDCRRAANGIVFDVGDIPFELRRRIVERCLRAIDPAIAMRGEALVRFVRALDSGRPAVLGGVKGAVVTRPDNGTAWHFAPAPPRRAV; encoded by the coding sequence ATGGTGATCGCATCGCCGCGAGCATGGCCGCCGACGTCGCAAGAGCACGTACCGCTGCCAAGTGCAGCTGACACGCTGATCCCCGATGCCGGGGCGGTCGCGCGGTTTCGCGGCGATCTCGCTCGGCTGGTCGATATCGAACGCGTACAGCTGCTGGTGGCGGTTTCGGGCGGGCCCGACAGCTTGGCGCTGTTGCTGCTGGCAAGCGCGGCGTTGGGCGACCGTTGTTCGGCGGCGACGGTCGATCACGGCATCCGTAGCGCCGCCGCTGACGAAGCCGCCTTCGTCGCGCGGCTGTGCGCCGATCGCGGCCTCCGCCACAGCGTGCTGACCGGTGATCTACCCCCGCGCGTCGGCCGCACCGCCAATTTGTCGACCCGCGCCCGGGCGCTGCGCTATGCGCTGCTCGAGACGCACATGGCTGATATCGGCGCCGATCGGCTGGCGACCGGCCACCATGCCGACGATCAGATCGAAACCGTCGTGATGCGGCTCAACCGCGGCGCCGGGGTTGCTGGGCTCGCGGGAATCCGTGCAGGCGGCGGCAGGGTCGTCCGCCCGCTGCTCGGCTGGCGGCGCAGCGACCTGGCGGCGATGGTCGCGGCTTGCGGCATCAGCGCGATCGACGACCCGAGCAATATCGACGATCGCTATGACCGCGCGCGGCTACGCAAGGCGCTGCGCGACAATCCGCTGCTCGACGCCGCCGGGGTGGTAGCCAGCGCCTCGGCGCTCGCCGACGCCGACGCCGCGCTCGGCTGGACCGCGCGGCAATTGTTCGACAGCGATTGCCGTCGCGCGGCGAACGGTATCGTCTTCGACGTCGGCGATATTCCCTTCGAGCTGCGCCGCCGTATCGTCGAGCGCTGCCTGCGCGCGATCGATCCGGCGATCGCCATGCGCGGCGAGGCGCTGGTGCGCTTCGTCCGTGCGCTCGATTCGGGCCGACCGGCGGTGCTCGGCGGCGTCAAGGGCGCTGTGGTGACCCGCCCAGACAACGGCACCGCCTGGCATTTCGCGCCGGCACCGCCGCGGCGCGCGGTTTGA
- a CDS encoding tetratricopeptide repeat protein — translation MRLTITMLLAATMLVAAPPVLAQTAAGVEGRVGRLEREMRAVQRKVFPGGAGQTLEPQITAPQTPQAAPGTPATSAIADLNARVNALESQLATMTGQIEQGEYRLRQLEQAVEAYRKTNDARITAIEGRGTLTPSPGAAAAGDTRPAGGSRPAAATETATAPSRDPARAELVGAVARPDTGDAAEDSYTYGFRLWQAKLYPEAQAELKKMVAAHPNHRRASFAQNLLGRAYLDEGKPSLASIAFYENYKKLPDGERAPDSLFYLGQALVQLKKPADACKVYGELTDVYGDRIAASMAADVARARTAAKCS, via the coding sequence ATGCGCCTGACGATTACGATGCTGCTTGCCGCCACGATGCTGGTCGCCGCGCCGCCGGTGCTGGCGCAGACCGCCGCGGGGGTCGAAGGCCGGGTCGGTCGGCTGGAGCGCGAAATGCGCGCGGTGCAGCGCAAGGTCTTCCCCGGCGGCGCCGGTCAGACACTCGAACCCCAGATCACCGCGCCGCAGACGCCACAGGCTGCGCCCGGTACCCCCGCAACCAGCGCGATCGCCGATCTCAACGCGCGGGTGAACGCGCTCGAATCGCAGCTCGCGACGATGACCGGGCAGATCGAGCAAGGCGAATATCGCCTGCGCCAGCTCGAACAGGCGGTCGAGGCGTATCGCAAGACCAACGACGCGCGGATCACCGCGATCGAAGGGCGCGGCACGCTTACCCCCTCGCCCGGCGCCGCCGCCGCGGGTGATACGCGTCCGGCCGGCGGTAGCCGTCCCGCCGCCGCCACCGAAACCGCGACCGCGCCGTCGCGCGACCCCGCGCGCGCTGAGCTGGTCGGCGCCGTCGCGCGACCCGACACCGGCGATGCCGCTGAGGACAGCTACACCTATGGTTTCCGGCTGTGGCAGGCCAAGCTCTATCCCGAAGCGCAGGCCGAGTTGAAGAAGATGGTCGCCGCCCATCCCAATCACCGCCGCGCCAGTTTCGCGCAGAATTTGCTCGGACGTGCCTATCTCGACGAGGGCAAGCCCAGCCTCGCCTCGATCGCCTTTTACGAAAACTACAAGAAGCTGCCCGATGGCGAGCGCGCGCCCGACAGCCTGTTCTACCTTGGGCAGGCACTGGTCCAGCTCAAGAAACCCGCCGATGCCTGCAAGGTCTATGGCGAACTGACCGACGTCTATGGTGATCGCATCGCCGCGAGCATGGCCGCCGACGTCGCAAGAGCACGTACCGCTGCCAAGTGCAGCTGA
- a CDS encoding helix-turn-helix domain-containing protein — MTDEAEGANRPPIATRVGDRLRIAREAQGLALADIAQRTRVPQRHLEAIEASNYVSLPSITYAMGFTRAYARAIGADEVGIARDLRVEIADTWEAVPRHEPYNLHDPARVPPRGLALAGVAVAVLLLIGVALWYGTGLFRAEEAPSAEAVVATTPVPSAAPTPAATPAGAGQVTLTATDEVWVRVYDSNDQTLLLKTMQPGERYDVPMTATGPMINVGRPDQLAVTIDGGTVAPLGDGRRAIKDVAIDAQALRARPSAATPDA, encoded by the coding sequence ATGACCGACGAGGCCGAAGGCGCCAACCGCCCGCCGATCGCGACAAGGGTCGGCGACAGGCTGCGTATCGCGCGTGAAGCCCAGGGACTGGCGCTGGCCGACATCGCCCAGCGCACCCGTGTCCCGCAGCGCCACCTCGAAGCGATCGAGGCGTCGAACTATGTCTCGCTGCCTTCGATCACCTACGCGATGGGGTTCACCCGCGCCTATGCCCGCGCGATCGGCGCCGACGAGGTCGGCATCGCACGCGACCTGCGCGTCGAGATCGCCGACACCTGGGAAGCGGTGCCGCGCCACGAGCCCTATAACCTGCACGATCCGGCACGCGTGCCGCCGCGCGGGCTGGCGCTGGCCGGGGTCGCGGTTGCGGTGCTGCTGCTGATCGGCGTCGCCTTGTGGTACGGCACCGGGCTGTTCCGCGCCGAGGAAGCGCCCTCGGCCGAGGCGGTGGTTGCGACCACGCCGGTCCCCTCGGCAGCGCCGACGCCTGCCGCGACCCCCGCCGGCGCGGGCCAGGTGACGCTCACCGCGACCGACGAGGTGTGGGTGCGCGTCTATGATTCGAACGACCAGACATTGCTGCTCAAGACGATGCAGCCGGGCGAGCGTTACGACGTGCCGATGACCGCGACGGGGCCGATGATCAATGTCGGTCGCCCCGATCAGCTCGCGGTGACGATCGACGGCGGGACCGTTGCGCCGCTCGGCGACGGGCGCCGCGCGATCAAGGACGTAGCGATCGACGCCCAGGCGCTGCGCGCACGTCCTTCGGCCGCCACACCCGATGCTTAA